Proteins found in one Cellulomonas palmilytica genomic segment:
- the poxB gene encoding ubiquinone-dependent pyruvate dehydrogenase: protein MTTVAKNMVDTLVASGVKRVYGIPGDSLNGFTDALRGSGIEWVHVRHEEAAAFAAGAEAALTGEIAVCVGSCGPGNLHLINGLFDAQRSGVPVLAIAAHIPTSEIGSGYFQETHPQELFRECSVYVEYAASPVQMPRVMRAAMQAAVEKKGVAVVVIPGDVALADALDETATAVRASKPRVIPSDDELAQAAQLLNDAKRVTILAGAGTEGAHAELIALADTLGAPIVHTLRSKHFVEHDNPFDVGMTGLLGFASGYKAMESCDTLLMLGTDFPYQPFLPDKAKVIQVDIRGERLGRRAHLELGLVGDVRETLLGLQPLLRRHDDRDHLEDALAHYAKTRTKLDDLATPRKGDQPLHPQYVARLIDEIASDDAVFIPDVGSPVIWAARYLTMNGKRRVIGSFIHGSMANALPQAVGVAASHPGRQVVAMSGDGGVAMLLGELLTFTQNKLPVKIVVFNNASLNFVELEMKAAGFVTSATDLENPSLAAIAEAAGLKAFRVERSKDLRKALEQAFAYDGPAFVDVVTERQELTIPPSVKLEQAKGFALYALRTLLSGRGDELLDLTRANLRQVF, encoded by the coding sequence ATGACCACCGTCGCGAAGAACATGGTCGACACGCTCGTCGCCTCAGGCGTCAAGCGCGTCTACGGTATCCCGGGCGACTCGCTCAACGGCTTCACCGACGCCCTGCGAGGCTCAGGGATCGAATGGGTGCACGTGCGCCACGAGGAGGCCGCGGCGTTCGCAGCCGGCGCCGAGGCGGCGCTCACCGGCGAGATCGCCGTCTGCGTCGGCTCGTGCGGCCCGGGCAACCTGCACCTCATCAACGGCCTGTTCGACGCGCAGCGCTCGGGCGTCCCCGTGCTGGCGATCGCGGCGCACATCCCCACCTCGGAGATCGGCTCCGGCTACTTCCAGGAGACCCACCCGCAGGAGCTGTTCCGCGAGTGCTCGGTCTACGTGGAGTACGCGGCGTCGCCCGTGCAGATGCCGCGCGTCATGCGCGCCGCGATGCAGGCCGCGGTCGAGAAGAAGGGCGTCGCCGTCGTCGTCATCCCCGGTGACGTCGCGCTCGCCGACGCGCTCGACGAGACCGCCACCGCGGTCCGCGCGTCGAAGCCGCGCGTCATCCCGTCCGACGACGAGCTCGCGCAGGCCGCGCAGCTCCTGAACGACGCCAAGCGCGTGACGATCCTCGCCGGTGCGGGCACCGAGGGTGCGCACGCCGAGCTCATCGCGCTCGCCGACACGCTCGGTGCGCCGATCGTGCACACGCTGCGCTCCAAGCACTTCGTCGAGCACGACAACCCGTTCGACGTCGGCATGACCGGCCTGCTCGGCTTCGCGTCCGGCTACAAGGCCATGGAGTCGTGCGACACGCTCCTCATGCTCGGCACGGACTTCCCGTACCAGCCGTTCCTGCCCGACAAGGCGAAGGTCATCCAGGTCGACATCCGCGGCGAGCGCCTCGGCCGCCGTGCGCACCTCGAGCTCGGCCTCGTCGGTGACGTCCGCGAGACGCTGCTCGGCCTGCAGCCGCTCCTGCGCCGGCACGACGACCGCGACCACCTCGAGGACGCGCTCGCGCACTACGCCAAGACGCGCACCAAGCTCGACGACCTCGCGACCCCTCGCAAGGGAGACCAGCCGCTGCACCCGCAGTACGTCGCGAGGCTGATCGACGAGATCGCGTCCGACGACGCCGTGTTCATCCCCGACGTCGGCTCGCCGGTCATCTGGGCCGCGCGCTACCTCACGATGAACGGCAAGCGCCGGGTCATCGGCTCGTTCATCCACGGCTCCATGGCGAACGCGCTGCCGCAGGCCGTGGGGGTCGCGGCGTCGCACCCCGGCCGTCAGGTCGTGGCCATGTCGGGCGACGGCGGCGTCGCGATGCTGCTCGGCGAGCTGCTGACGTTCACGCAGAACAAGCTCCCGGTGAAGATCGTCGTGTTCAACAACGCGTCGCTGAACTTCGTCGAGCTCGAGATGAAGGCCGCGGGCTTCGTCACCAGCGCGACCGACCTGGAGAACCCGTCGCTCGCGGCGATCGCCGAGGCCGCCGGGCTCAAGGCGTTCCGCGTCGAGCGGTCCAAGGACCTGCGCAAGGCGCTCGAGCAGGCGTTCGCGTACGACGGCCCGGCGTTCGTCGACGTGGTCACCGAGCGGCAGGAGCTCACGATCCCGCCGTCGGTCAAGCTCGAGCAGGCCAAGGGCTTCGCGCTCTACGCGCTGCGCACCCTGCTGTCGGGGCGCGGCGACGAGCTGCTCGACCTCACGCGCGCCAACCTGCGCCAGGTCTTCTGA
- a CDS encoding TetR/AcrR family transcriptional regulator yields MNDVSTNSPSSRRGRPRSVERRRAVLDAAAELALSSASLPTVDAIATRAGVSRTTLYKWWPSAAAVLLEGLLERFHASIEFDDAMPVREALTAQVDALVRLLRDTPAGGLIRQLMAASMADAGTATALLDQWMEPRRQAALHHLERGVAAGEIRPDADADLVVDALFAPAYHRLVWGHAPLDDDLAETVCTLVWPAIAVATPRPAADPAAPPAPDRGDHA; encoded by the coding sequence GTGAACGACGTGTCCACAAATTCTCCGTCGTCCCGGCGCGGCCGCCCGCGGTCCGTCGAACGACGACGGGCCGTCCTGGACGCGGCGGCGGAGCTCGCACTCTCGAGCGCCTCGCTCCCCACCGTCGACGCGATCGCCACGCGGGCCGGCGTCTCCCGCACCACGCTCTACAAGTGGTGGCCGTCCGCCGCCGCCGTGCTGCTCGAAGGGCTCCTCGAGCGGTTCCACGCGAGCATCGAGTTCGACGACGCGATGCCCGTGCGCGAAGCGCTGACCGCCCAGGTCGACGCGCTCGTGCGACTGCTGCGCGACACCCCCGCCGGAGGTCTGATCCGCCAGCTCATGGCGGCCTCGATGGCCGACGCCGGGACCGCCACCGCGCTGCTCGACCAGTGGATGGAGCCCCGCCGCCAGGCGGCCCTGCACCACCTCGAGCGCGGCGTCGCCGCCGGTGAGATCCGTCCCGACGCGGACGCGGACCTCGTCGTCGACGCGCTGTTCGCGCCCGCGTACCACAGGCTGGTGTGGGGGCACGCCCCGCTCGACGACGACCTCGCCGAGACCGTGTGCACCCTCGTCTGGCCCGCGATCGCCGTCGCCACCCCACGACCCGCGGCAGACCCCGCCGCACCACCGGCTCCAGACCGAGGAGATCACGCATGA
- a CDS encoding DUF2804 domain-containing protein: MLVDAQEITRPVPLQLSSGRLNPDAVGWTRTPLHGTDRVGRWARRWGRAKRWEYWAVLTPTHVVGVTISSLDYAGLAQVWVLDRATGEEVDAVAIVPFAIGTHLPGTLGGGPATVSTRAVNARFDDDERGTRLRARTARVRLDVTAALPAGHERLGVVVPWDDRTFQYTVKDVARPVTGRLEVDGVTYEVPAGSFAVLDHGRGYWPRELSWSWGFGAGVVDGRVVGLQLGGRWTDGTGSTENAVVVDGRLHKLREDLTWTWADGRWTDPWTVRGTCADLTFTPFHDRVSHTDLRVVRSSTHQCFGHWSGWVALDDGTRLEVRDVLGSAEDVTQRW, translated from the coding sequence GTGCTCGTCGACGCGCAGGAGATCACCCGCCCCGTCCCGCTCCAGCTGTCGTCGGGGCGGCTCAACCCGGACGCGGTGGGCTGGACCCGCACTCCCCTGCACGGCACCGACCGCGTCGGTCGCTGGGCGCGGCGCTGGGGCCGGGCCAAGCGGTGGGAGTACTGGGCGGTCCTGACGCCGACGCACGTCGTCGGCGTGACGATCTCGTCGCTCGACTACGCGGGGCTCGCGCAGGTGTGGGTGCTGGACCGTGCGACGGGCGAGGAGGTCGACGCGGTCGCGATCGTGCCGTTCGCGATCGGCACGCACCTGCCCGGCACGCTGGGCGGCGGACCGGCCACCGTGTCGACGCGCGCCGTGAACGCCAGGTTCGACGACGACGAGCGCGGCACCCGCCTGCGCGCCCGCACCGCCCGCGTGCGGCTCGACGTGACCGCCGCGCTGCCGGCCGGTCACGAGCGGCTCGGCGTCGTCGTCCCGTGGGACGACCGGACGTTCCAGTACACGGTCAAGGACGTCGCCCGGCCCGTGACCGGGCGGCTCGAGGTCGACGGCGTGACGTACGAGGTCCCGGCGGGGTCGTTCGCGGTGCTGGACCACGGGCGCGGGTACTGGCCGCGCGAGCTGTCGTGGAGCTGGGGGTTCGGTGCGGGCGTGGTCGACGGGCGCGTCGTCGGGCTGCAGCTCGGCGGGCGGTGGACCGACGGCACGGGGTCGACCGAGAACGCGGTCGTCGTCGACGGTCGTCTCCACAAGCTGCGCGAGGACCTGACCTGGACGTGGGCGGACGGCCGCTGGACCGACCCGTGGACGGTGCGCGGCACGTGCGCGGACCTGACGTTCACGCCGTTCCACGACCGGGTCTCCCACACCGACCTGCGCGTCGTGCGCTCGTCGACCCACCAGTGCTTCGGCCACTGGTCCGGGTGGGTCGCGCTCGACGACGGCACGCGGCTGGAGGTCCGTGACGTCCTGGGCTCCGCGGAGGACGTCACCCAGCGCTGGTGA
- a CDS encoding alpha-amylase family protein, translating to MRIRETGDLWWKTAVIYCLDVETFMDWDDDGVGDLQGLTQRIDHLADLGVTCLWLMPFYPTADRDDGYDITDFLGVDPRLGDVGDLVRMIRTARDRGIRVIADLVVNHTSDRHPWFRSARRSKDSPYRDYYVWSATKPPDTSDQVVFPDQESGIWTLDEATGEWYRHRFYRHQPDLNTANPRVRDEIAKVVGYWMQLGLSGFRVDAVPFFLEDTAKHPGDDLQDPHDYLRDLRSFLSRRSGDAVLMGEVNLPYDQQRLFFGDDDGDGTADGTELTLQFDFVAMQQLYLSLARRDARPLAATLAARPTIPRDAQWATFVRNHDELTLDKLSDDERAEVFAAFGPDEDMQLYGRGLRRRLPTMLDGDPRRVRMVYSLLFSLPGTPVLFYGEEIGMGENLAAEGRLAVRTPMQWTDERNGGFSRAAPSRLPGPVVEDGYGPAHVNVAAQRLDPDSLLAFVRLLVRRYRESPELGWAREVEILDQPHDAVLAHRSTWDDGSMVALHNLAPEPVVVPLELHDCSGEGAPVRLVDLLETAETVVDERGRVELELPGFGYRWLRVVHETERRLV from the coding sequence GTGAGGATCCGCGAGACCGGGGACCTGTGGTGGAAGACCGCGGTGATCTACTGCCTGGACGTCGAGACGTTCATGGACTGGGACGACGACGGCGTCGGTGACCTGCAGGGCCTGACGCAGCGCATCGACCACCTCGCGGACCTGGGCGTGACGTGCCTGTGGCTCATGCCGTTCTACCCGACGGCCGACCGCGACGACGGCTACGACATCACCGACTTCCTCGGTGTCGACCCGCGCCTCGGCGACGTCGGCGACCTCGTGCGGATGATCCGCACCGCGCGCGACCGCGGCATCCGGGTCATCGCCGACCTCGTCGTGAACCACACGAGCGACCGCCACCCGTGGTTCCGTTCCGCCCGGCGCAGCAAGGACTCCCCGTACCGCGACTACTACGTCTGGAGCGCGACGAAGCCGCCGGACACGAGCGACCAGGTGGTGTTCCCCGACCAGGAGTCGGGGATCTGGACGCTCGACGAGGCGACCGGCGAGTGGTACCGCCACCGCTTCTACCGGCACCAGCCGGATCTCAACACCGCGAACCCGCGGGTGCGCGACGAGATCGCGAAGGTCGTCGGCTACTGGATGCAGCTGGGCCTGTCGGGCTTCCGCGTCGACGCGGTGCCGTTCTTCCTGGAGGACACCGCCAAGCATCCGGGCGACGACCTGCAGGACCCCCACGACTACCTGCGCGACCTGCGCTCGTTCCTGTCGCGGCGGTCGGGCGACGCGGTGCTCATGGGCGAGGTGAACCTGCCGTACGACCAGCAGCGTCTGTTCTTCGGCGACGACGACGGCGACGGCACCGCCGACGGGACCGAGCTCACGCTGCAGTTCGACTTCGTCGCGATGCAGCAGCTCTACCTGTCTCTCGCGCGGCGCGACGCCCGCCCCCTGGCAGCGACGCTCGCCGCACGCCCGACGATCCCGCGCGACGCGCAGTGGGCGACGTTCGTGCGCAACCACGACGAGCTGACGCTCGACAAGCTGTCCGACGACGAGCGTGCGGAGGTGTTCGCGGCGTTCGGTCCCGACGAGGACATGCAGCTGTACGGCCGCGGCCTGCGACGCCGGCTGCCGACGATGCTCGACGGCGACCCGCGCCGCGTCCGGATGGTCTACTCGCTGCTGTTCTCGCTGCCCGGCACGCCCGTGCTGTTCTACGGCGAGGAGATCGGCATGGGCGAGAACCTCGCCGCCGAGGGCCGCTTGGCGGTGCGCACACCGATGCAGTGGACGGACGAGCGCAACGGCGGGTTCAGCCGCGCGGCACCGTCGCGCCTGCCCGGACCGGTGGTCGAGGACGGGTACGGTCCCGCGCACGTCAACGTCGCGGCGCAGCGGCTCGACCCCGACTCGCTGCTGGCGTTCGTCCGGCTCCTGGTGCGGCGGTACCGGGAGAGCCCCGAGCTCGGCTGGGCACGGGAGGTCGAGATCCTCGACCAGCCGCACGACGCGGTGCTGGCGCACCGCTCGACGTGGGACGACGGGTCGATGGTCGCGCTGCACAACCTCGCGCCCGAGCCCGTGGTCGTGCCGCTCGAGCTGCACGACTGCTCGGGCGAGGGTGCGCCGGTGCGGCTCGTCGACCTGCTGGAGACGGCCGAGACCGTCGTCGACGAGCGCGGCCGCGTCGAGCTCGAGCTGCCGGGGTTCGGCTACCGCTGGCTGCGCGTCGTCCACGAGACGGAGCGCAGGTTGGTCTAG
- a CDS encoding TIGR03885 family FMN-dependent LLM class oxidoreductase, translating to MVTIGFHHSHEQVHPGRLLSAAQRAQEVGFDAGMCSDHVAPWSATQGHSGFAWSWLGAALATTSLPFGVVNAPGQRYHPVIVAQAAATLAAMFPGRFWVALGSGENVNEHVTGDRWPPKHERDARLRESVAVIRALLAGEEVSHDGLVRVDRAKLWTLPDEPPALIGPAVSPATAAAHARWADGLVTVNQPPDRLREVVGAYRDAGGRGTVALQVHVSWSPDPAEALAVAREQWGVQVFGPPLAWDLDTPEAFDSLAPHVSDDAVRASVLVEHDPARLAERLAALVGIGFDAVYVHQVATDPRPSDDKHPSADATATPRDATLDRFLDMAGEHLLPMLREVSA from the coding sequence ATGGTGACGATCGGGTTCCATCACTCGCACGAGCAGGTCCATCCCGGACGGCTGCTCTCCGCTGCGCAGCGCGCGCAGGAGGTCGGCTTCGACGCGGGGATGTGCTCCGACCACGTCGCTCCGTGGAGCGCGACGCAGGGGCACTCGGGTTTCGCGTGGTCGTGGCTGGGTGCCGCGCTCGCGACGACGAGCCTGCCGTTCGGCGTGGTGAACGCGCCGGGTCAGCGGTACCACCCGGTGATCGTGGCGCAGGCGGCGGCGACGCTCGCCGCGATGTTCCCGGGCCGGTTCTGGGTCGCGCTCGGGTCGGGTGAGAATGTCAACGAGCACGTCACGGGCGACCGGTGGCCGCCCAAGCACGAGCGCGACGCACGGCTGCGGGAGTCGGTTGCGGTGATCCGGGCGCTGCTCGCGGGCGAGGAGGTGTCGCACGACGGTCTGGTCCGCGTGGACCGCGCGAAGCTGTGGACGCTGCCCGACGAGCCGCCCGCGCTGATCGGTCCGGCGGTCTCCCCCGCGACGGCCGCGGCGCACGCGCGGTGGGCGGACGGCCTGGTGACGGTGAACCAGCCGCCGGACCGGCTGCGCGAGGTCGTCGGCGCGTACCGGGACGCGGGCGGGCGCGGGACTGTGGCGCTGCAGGTGCACGTGAGCTGGTCGCCCGACCCGGCGGAGGCGCTCGCGGTGGCGCGCGAGCAGTGGGGCGTGCAGGTGTTCGGCCCGCCGCTCGCGTGGGACCTGGACACCCCGGAGGCGTTCGACTCGCTCGCGCCGCACGTGTCCGACGACGCGGTGCGCGCGAGCGTGCTCGTCGAGCACGACCCGGCTCGCCTCGCCGAGCGGCTGGCCGCGCTCGTCGGGATCGGGTTCGACGCCGTGTACGTGCACCAGGTGGCCACCGACCCGCGCCCGTCGGACGACAAGCACCCGAGCGCGGACGCGACGGCGACGCCGCGCGACGCGACGCTGGACCGGTTCCTCGACATGGCCGGCGAGCACCTGCTGCCGATGCTGCGGGAGGTGTCGGCGTGA
- a CDS encoding SRPBCC family protein: protein MDPPTGTGGDEGGTMITVVRRMDCAPAAVLDVLADGWSYVAWVVGASRIRSVSPDWPAEGARIEHSVGLWPALLDDVTDVKAWDPENGIDLVARGWPAGEAAVSIRVKARPDGCVVRIDEDVVAGPGTLVPRPLRAAVLRARNTETLRRLSYLAERRTSSD from the coding sequence ATGGACCCACCCACGGGCACCGGCGGCGACGAAGGGGGAACGATGATCACGGTCGTACGACGCATGGACTGCGCACCCGCCGCGGTGCTCGACGTCCTCGCCGACGGCTGGAGCTACGTCGCATGGGTCGTCGGGGCGTCCCGGATCCGGTCGGTCAGCCCCGACTGGCCCGCGGAGGGTGCGCGGATCGAGCACTCCGTCGGGCTGTGGCCCGCGCTGCTCGACGACGTGACCGACGTGAAGGCGTGGGACCCCGAGAACGGCATCGACCTCGTCGCGCGCGGCTGGCCCGCCGGCGAGGCGGCCGTGTCGATCCGGGTCAAGGCACGGCCCGACGGGTGCGTCGTCCGCATCGACGAAGACGTCGTCGCCGGCCCCGGCACCCTCGTCCCGCGTCCCCTGCGCGCCGCGGTGCTGCGCGCCCGTAACACCGAGACCCTGCGGCGCCTGTCGTACCTCGCCGAGCGCCGCACCTCGTCGGACTAG
- a CDS encoding APC family permease, whose protein sequence is MSLLRTKTIEQSLADADEPEYQLKKSLGALDLVVFGVGVVIGAGIFTLTGRAAHETAGPAIVLSFVVAAVCCGLAAMCYAEFASTVPVSGSAYTFSYASLGELLAWIVGWDLLLEMFLGASVVAQGWSAYLGTFLSQVGYDIPESIAYGGVVDVPAVLLILVLGGLITIGIKESMRVNLVLVGIKLFIVLFVIFAGIQFVSTANYDPFIPESQATESTSGLTQPLLQAMLGIEPAAFGVGGIFAGAALVFFAYIGFDVVATTAEETRNPKRDLPIGIIGSLLICTVLYCAVALVVTGMVPYDELSPEAALANAFEVHGQNWMATVISAGAVAGLTTVVLTLMIGASRVMFAMSRDHLLPPGLAKVHTTFRTPWVITAVVTAVCAVVAGLTPVGVLEEMVNIGTLSAFVLVSIGVIVLRRTRPDLPRAFRVPWVPVLPIASAAICLYLALNLPVETWLRFVVWLAIGFVIYFAYSRGHSRVGKAAASADTPVRPG, encoded by the coding sequence ATGAGCTTGCTGCGGACGAAGACGATCGAGCAGTCGCTGGCCGACGCGGACGAGCCGGAGTACCAGCTCAAGAAGTCGCTCGGCGCGCTCGACCTCGTCGTGTTCGGTGTCGGCGTCGTCATCGGCGCGGGGATCTTCACGCTCACGGGCCGCGCGGCGCACGAGACCGCCGGACCGGCGATCGTCCTGTCGTTCGTCGTCGCGGCGGTCTGCTGCGGGCTCGCCGCCATGTGCTACGCCGAGTTCGCTTCGACCGTGCCGGTGTCCGGGTCGGCGTACACGTTCAGCTACGCGAGCCTCGGCGAGCTGCTCGCGTGGATCGTCGGGTGGGACCTGCTGCTCGAGATGTTCCTCGGCGCGAGCGTGGTCGCGCAGGGGTGGAGCGCCTACCTCGGGACGTTCCTGTCGCAGGTCGGGTACGACATCCCGGAGTCGATCGCGTACGGCGGGGTGGTCGACGTGCCGGCCGTGCTGCTGATCCTCGTGCTCGGCGGGCTCATCACGATCGGCATCAAGGAGTCCATGCGGGTCAACCTCGTGCTCGTCGGGATCAAGCTGTTCATCGTGCTGTTCGTGATCTTCGCGGGCATCCAGTTCGTCTCGACGGCCAACTACGACCCGTTCATCCCGGAGTCGCAGGCCACCGAGTCGACGTCGGGCCTCACGCAGCCGCTGCTGCAGGCGATGCTCGGCATCGAGCCTGCGGCGTTCGGCGTGGGCGGGATCTTCGCGGGCGCGGCGCTCGTGTTCTTCGCGTACATCGGGTTCGACGTGGTCGCGACGACCGCGGAGGAGACGCGCAACCCCAAGCGGGACCTCCCGATCGGGATCATCGGCTCGCTGCTCATCTGCACGGTCCTGTACTGCGCGGTCGCGCTCGTCGTCACCGGGATGGTGCCGTACGACGAGCTGTCGCCCGAGGCGGCGCTGGCGAACGCGTTCGAGGTGCACGGGCAGAACTGGATGGCCACGGTCATCTCGGCCGGTGCGGTCGCGGGCCTGACGACCGTCGTGCTGACGCTCATGATCGGCGCGTCCCGCGTGATGTTCGCCATGAGCCGCGACCACCTGCTGCCGCCCGGTCTCGCGAAGGTCCACACCACGTTCCGCACGCCGTGGGTCATCACGGCCGTCGTCACGGCGGTGTGTGCGGTCGTCGCCGGGCTGACGCCCGTGGGCGTCCTCGAGGAGATGGTCAACATCGGGACGCTGTCCGCGTTCGTCCTGGTGAGCATCGGCGTGATCGTCCTGCGGCGGACGCGGCCGGACCTGCCCCGGGCGTTCCGGGTGCCGTGGGTCCCCGTGCTGCCGATCGCCTCGGCCGCGATCTGCCTCTACCTCGCGCTCAACCTGCCGGTCGAGACCTGGCTCCGGTTCGTGGTCTGGCTGGCGATCGGGTTCGTCATCTACTTCGCGTACTCGCGCGGCCACTCGCGGGTGGGGAAGGCCGCCGCATCGGCGGACACGCCGGTTCGCCCGGGCTGA